In Poecilia reticulata strain Guanapo linkage group LG1, Guppy_female_1.0+MT, whole genome shotgun sequence, one genomic interval encodes:
- the LOC103472329 gene encoding SLAM family member 7 isoform X2, whose translation METQITFICLFLVILGFSAGQEVKENLTGTVGGAVTLPAAVTEKGYLLYGRKNIASVTKGELDIDVDNYKNRLQWSRSSGLFKITNLQRNDSGIYTVQRGQITSSYNLQIYDPAPTPAVTAVNVTSDLCLLTCSVNKSATLLWIRDKEIQNQSRSAVSFNITVHREDRASLYRCAAANPAENKTVDVNVMILCGFNETKTPNDRRTYWIPIVVSVVLIVLVAFGVLVMKKKFLGQKPSGSQTQDSIREEEVQYTPIRIKDKRQNQEENIPEPSGSSDNNLTTVYAKLEHPGKDHSLLTASS comes from the exons ATGGAGACCCAGATCACctttatttgcttatttctaG tGATTCTGGGATTTTCTGCtggacaggaagtgaaggaGAATCTGACAGGAACCGTTGGAGGAGCCGTCACTCTACCTGCTGCTGTCACAGAGAAAGGATATCTTTtatatggaagaaaaaacattgcttCAGTGACTAAAGGTGAACTCGATATTGATGTGGATAATTACAAGAACAGGCTTCAGTGGAGCCGAAGCTCTGGACTCTTTAAGATCACAAACCTGCAGAGGAACGACTCAGGAATCTATACAGTCCAAAGAGGCCAAATTACTTCTTCATATAATCTTCAGATTTATg ATCCAGCACCGACTCCTGCAGTCACAGCCGTtaatgtgacctctgacctctgcctgCTGACCTGCTCTGTGAACAAATCTGCGACTCTGCTGTGGATCAGAGACAAAGAAATACAGAACCAGAGCCGCTCTGCTGTGTCTTTCAACATCACTGTCCATAGAGAAGATAGAGCTTCATTATATAGATGCGCAGCAGCCAATCCTGCAGAGAACAAGACTGTTGATGTTAATGTGATGATTCTCTGTGGATTCAACGAGACAAAAACTCCGAATGACAGAAGAACAT ATTGGATCCCAATTGTTGTCTCAGTTGTGCTTATTGTATTGGTTGCTTTTGGAGTCTTGGTGATGAAGAAGAAGTTTCTGGGCCAAAAGCCATCAGGCAGTCAAACCCAAG ATTCTATAAGAGAAGAGGAAGTCCAGTATACGCCAATTCGTATTAAGGATAAAAGACAAAATCAG gAAGAAAATATTCCAGAACCATCAGGAAGCAGCGACAACAATCTGACAACAGTTTATGCTAAACTGGAACATCCAGGAAAAGACCACAGCctgctaacagctagcagctaa
- the LOC103472329 gene encoding SLAM family member 7 isoform X5: METQITFICLFLVILGFSAGQEVKENLTGTVGGAVTLPAAVTEKGYLLYGRKNIASVTKGELDIDVDNYKNRLQWSRSSGLFKITNLQRNDSGIYTVQRGQITSSYNLQIYDPAPTPAVTAVNVTSDLCLLTCSVNKSATLLWIRDKEIQNQSRSAVSFNITVHREDRASLYRCAAANPAENKTVDVNVMILCGFNETKTPNDRRTYWIPIVVSVVLIVLVAFGVLVMKKKFLGQKPSGSQTQGRFYKRRGSPVYANSY; the protein is encoded by the exons ATGGAGACCCAGATCACctttatttgcttatttctaG tGATTCTGGGATTTTCTGCtggacaggaagtgaaggaGAATCTGACAGGAACCGTTGGAGGAGCCGTCACTCTACCTGCTGCTGTCACAGAGAAAGGATATCTTTtatatggaagaaaaaacattgcttCAGTGACTAAAGGTGAACTCGATATTGATGTGGATAATTACAAGAACAGGCTTCAGTGGAGCCGAAGCTCTGGACTCTTTAAGATCACAAACCTGCAGAGGAACGACTCAGGAATCTATACAGTCCAAAGAGGCCAAATTACTTCTTCATATAATCTTCAGATTTATg ATCCAGCACCGACTCCTGCAGTCACAGCCGTtaatgtgacctctgacctctgcctgCTGACCTGCTCTGTGAACAAATCTGCGACTCTGCTGTGGATCAGAGACAAAGAAATACAGAACCAGAGCCGCTCTGCTGTGTCTTTCAACATCACTGTCCATAGAGAAGATAGAGCTTCATTATATAGATGCGCAGCAGCCAATCCTGCAGAGAACAAGACTGTTGATGTTAATGTGATGATTCTCTGTGGATTCAACGAGACAAAAACTCCGAATGACAGAAGAACAT ATTGGATCCCAATTGTTGTCTCAGTTGTGCTTATTGTATTGGTTGCTTTTGGAGTCTTGGTGATGAAGAAGAAGTTTCTGGGCCAAAAGCCATCAGGCAGTCAAACCCAAGGCAG ATTCTATAAGAGAAGAGGAAGTCCAGTATACGCCAATTCGTATTAA
- the LOC103472329 gene encoding SLAM family member 7 isoform X4, with protein METQITFICLFLVILGFSAGQEVKENLTGTVGGAVTLPAAVTEKGYLLYGRKNIASVTKGELDIDVDNYKNRLQWSRSSGLFKITNLQRNDSGIYTVQRGQITSSYNLQIYDPAPTPAVTAVNVTSDLCLLTCSVNKSATLLWIRDKEIQNQSRSAVSFNITVHREDRASLYRCAAANPAENKTVDVNVMILCGFNETKTPNDRRTYWIPIVVSVVLIVLVAFGVLVMKKKFLGQKPSGSQTQGSRFYKRRGSPVYANSY; from the exons ATGGAGACCCAGATCACctttatttgcttatttctaG tGATTCTGGGATTTTCTGCtggacaggaagtgaaggaGAATCTGACAGGAACCGTTGGAGGAGCCGTCACTCTACCTGCTGCTGTCACAGAGAAAGGATATCTTTtatatggaagaaaaaacattgcttCAGTGACTAAAGGTGAACTCGATATTGATGTGGATAATTACAAGAACAGGCTTCAGTGGAGCCGAAGCTCTGGACTCTTTAAGATCACAAACCTGCAGAGGAACGACTCAGGAATCTATACAGTCCAAAGAGGCCAAATTACTTCTTCATATAATCTTCAGATTTATg ATCCAGCACCGACTCCTGCAGTCACAGCCGTtaatgtgacctctgacctctgcctgCTGACCTGCTCTGTGAACAAATCTGCGACTCTGCTGTGGATCAGAGACAAAGAAATACAGAACCAGAGCCGCTCTGCTGTGTCTTTCAACATCACTGTCCATAGAGAAGATAGAGCTTCATTATATAGATGCGCAGCAGCCAATCCTGCAGAGAACAAGACTGTTGATGTTAATGTGATGATTCTCTGTGGATTCAACGAGACAAAAACTCCGAATGACAGAAGAACAT ATTGGATCCCAATTGTTGTCTCAGTTGTGCTTATTGTATTGGTTGCTTTTGGAGTCTTGGTGATGAAGAAGAAGTTTCTGGGCCAAAAGCCATCAGGCAGTCAAACCCAAGGCAG cAGATTCTATAAGAGAAGAGGAAGTCCAGTATACGCCAATTCGTATTAA
- the LOC103472329 gene encoding SLAM family member 7 isoform X3, translated as METQITFICLFLVILGFSAGQEVKENLTGTVGGAVTLPAAVTEKGYLLYGRKNIASVTKGELDIDVDNYKNRLQWSRSSGLFKITNLQRNDSGIYTVQRGQITSSYNLQIYDPAPTPAVTAVNVTSDLCLLTCSVNKSATLLWIRDKEIQNQSRSAVSFNITVHREDRASLYRCAAANPAENKTVDVNVMILCGFNETKTPNDRRTYWIPIVVSVVLIVLVAFGVLVMKKKFLGQKPSGSQTQEEEKPEAVDVEPKEQNV; from the exons ATGGAGACCCAGATCACctttatttgcttatttctaG tGATTCTGGGATTTTCTGCtggacaggaagtgaaggaGAATCTGACAGGAACCGTTGGAGGAGCCGTCACTCTACCTGCTGCTGTCACAGAGAAAGGATATCTTTtatatggaagaaaaaacattgcttCAGTGACTAAAGGTGAACTCGATATTGATGTGGATAATTACAAGAACAGGCTTCAGTGGAGCCGAAGCTCTGGACTCTTTAAGATCACAAACCTGCAGAGGAACGACTCAGGAATCTATACAGTCCAAAGAGGCCAAATTACTTCTTCATATAATCTTCAGATTTATg ATCCAGCACCGACTCCTGCAGTCACAGCCGTtaatgtgacctctgacctctgcctgCTGACCTGCTCTGTGAACAAATCTGCGACTCTGCTGTGGATCAGAGACAAAGAAATACAGAACCAGAGCCGCTCTGCTGTGTCTTTCAACATCACTGTCCATAGAGAAGATAGAGCTTCATTATATAGATGCGCAGCAGCCAATCCTGCAGAGAACAAGACTGTTGATGTTAATGTGATGATTCTCTGTGGATTCAACGAGACAAAAACTCCGAATGACAGAAGAACAT ATTGGATCCCAATTGTTGTCTCAGTTGTGCTTATTGTATTGGTTGCTTTTGGAGTCTTGGTGATGAAGAAGAAGTTTCTGGGCCAAAAGCCATCAGGCAGTCAAACCCAAG AAGAAGAGAAACCTGAAGCTGTTGATGTCGAGCCGAAAGAACAAAACGTTTAA
- the LOC103472329 gene encoding SLAM family member 7 isoform X1: protein METQITFICLFLVILGFSAGQEVKENLTGTVGGAVTLPAAVTEKGYLLYGRKNIASVTKGELDIDVDNYKNRLQWSRSSGLFKITNLQRNDSGIYTVQRGQITSSYNLQIYDPAPTPAVTAVNVTSDLCLLTCSVNKSATLLWIRDKEIQNQSRSAVSFNITVHREDRASLYRCAAANPAENKTVDVNVMILCGFNETKTPNDRRTYWIPIVVSVVLIVLVAFGVLVMKKKFLGQKPSGSQTQADSIREEEVQYTPIRIKDKRQNQEENIPEPSGSSDNNLTTVYAKLEHPGKDHSLLTASS from the exons ATGGAGACCCAGATCACctttatttgcttatttctaG tGATTCTGGGATTTTCTGCtggacaggaagtgaaggaGAATCTGACAGGAACCGTTGGAGGAGCCGTCACTCTACCTGCTGCTGTCACAGAGAAAGGATATCTTTtatatggaagaaaaaacattgcttCAGTGACTAAAGGTGAACTCGATATTGATGTGGATAATTACAAGAACAGGCTTCAGTGGAGCCGAAGCTCTGGACTCTTTAAGATCACAAACCTGCAGAGGAACGACTCAGGAATCTATACAGTCCAAAGAGGCCAAATTACTTCTTCATATAATCTTCAGATTTATg ATCCAGCACCGACTCCTGCAGTCACAGCCGTtaatgtgacctctgacctctgcctgCTGACCTGCTCTGTGAACAAATCTGCGACTCTGCTGTGGATCAGAGACAAAGAAATACAGAACCAGAGCCGCTCTGCTGTGTCTTTCAACATCACTGTCCATAGAGAAGATAGAGCTTCATTATATAGATGCGCAGCAGCCAATCCTGCAGAGAACAAGACTGTTGATGTTAATGTGATGATTCTCTGTGGATTCAACGAGACAAAAACTCCGAATGACAGAAGAACAT ATTGGATCCCAATTGTTGTCTCAGTTGTGCTTATTGTATTGGTTGCTTTTGGAGTCTTGGTGATGAAGAAGAAGTTTCTGGGCCAAAAGCCATCAGGCAGTCAAACCCAAG cAGATTCTATAAGAGAAGAGGAAGTCCAGTATACGCCAATTCGTATTAAGGATAAAAGACAAAATCAG gAAGAAAATATTCCAGAACCATCAGGAAGCAGCGACAACAATCTGACAACAGTTTATGCTAAACTGGAACATCCAGGAAAAGACCACAGCctgctaacagctagcagctaa